In Gammaproteobacteria bacterium, the DNA window TGGCTCCAGTGGGGGAGACAGCCGCGATGCCAGCCAGGTTCCTGCAACTTCCCGGGAAGGCGTGCTAAAACTGATGATCTGACAGCGACTGCGCACGGTGGCTGGCAGGCGCGCCGGTTGGGCGGTCACTAACAGTAACAGGCTGTTGCCAGGCGGTTCTTCCAGGGTTTTCAGCAAACTGTTAGCTGCATTGACATGCAAACGATCAGCCGGTTCCAGGAGGGCGATCTTATAGCCGCCATAGTGGGGGGTGTACCCGAGAAGTATGCAGAAATCACGAATTTGATCAATTTTGATCACTTTGCTCTTTTTTTTGGACGATGCATTGTCGGCGCTGTCATCTTCTGGACAGATTGCCAGATAATCGGGGTGGCTACCGGTTTGGAACAGGTGACAGGCCCGACAACGATCACAGGCATTACCCTCAGCGTCGGGCGAGGCGCATAGCAGACTTTGCGCAAGTCGACGAGCGAAGACGCTTTTGCCCAATCCTGCGGGTCCGGTTAGTAACAGGGCGTGTGGCAGCCGTCCAGCGGCCCGGCGCTGTTGGAGTTGTCCCCATTGCGCCTCGTGCCAGGGCAACCGTTCATCGCTCATTAGTCGCGTACTCGATCAATATTCATTCAGTCGGCTCATGCGCTCCTGATAGCGCGCGCGCAAACAGCGAACATCCGCGCCGCAACTATTGCGCGCAGTCAGCCAGGATCGCTGATCTTCGCGCAATCGTGAGGCTTGACGCTGGGGCAATTCGTTTAAGAGGGAGCGATAGAGAACCGCCATGTCTTCATCCAGACGGTTGAGACCGGGATTAGAGCACACAGCGATTTCGGCTGAAGTGCTGGCTTGTGTGCAATCATAGCTGGCGGTTTGCGCTGGGAGCGGTAACAGACTCGCACAGATCAGCGCCAGATAAAATGATTTAGGCATAGTGGGTTCCTCATCTTTAGTGGATAGTTCCAGTGCATAGCATAACCGTCATGGATCAAGTCGCAAGTCGGTTTTTGGAAACGCACTATTTCTGAAAGAGTCAAATTACCGTTCCCTTATTATCAGGAGAAATGTTTATGCTATGGTTGCAACGCAAAGTTCAGATGCTGCGTCCTGAAGAAGCATTGCCCGGTCGGGCAACGCCGATGCCGGTCCCGATGCGTCACTATGTGAACGGTCATCCCTTACAATCGCCTTTTCCAAACAATATGGCGGAAGCTGTTTTTGGCCTCGGTTGTTTCTGGGGCGCGGAGCGTAAATTCTGGACTCTGTCTGGCGTGTACAGCACGGCTGTTGGTTACGCGGGAGGTTTTACTCCGAACCCGACCTATGAAGAGGTGTGCAGTGGCCTGACCGGTCACACCGAGGCGGTGCGGGTGATTTTTGATCCGGCAGTTATTTCATACAAGCAGCTGCTTCAGACGTTTTGGGAAGCACACGATCCCACACAAGGCATGCGTCAAGGTAACGATGTGGGAACCCAATACCGTTCAGCGATCTACACTTACAGTGAAGCTCAGCATGCTGCCGCCGTAGCCAGCCGCGATGCCTATCAACAATGGCTAACTGCTGCCGGTCATGGGCGGATCACAACTGAAATTGCTGAAGCGCCGCCCTTTTATTACGCCGAGGATTATCATCAGCAGTATCTGGCGAAAAATCCTGGCGGCTACTGTGGTCTGGGGGGCACGGGTGTGCGTTGCCCGCAGGCTTGACGGCATGAGCATTAGGGGTTGTCTCTCCCGGCCCGCCCGGTGTTTTATCGTTGGCGCGGCGGGCAACGCAAAAGTCGAGCGTCAAGCGCGATGATAAGGATGATGATTGAGCAGGCTCCAGGCCCGGTAAAGCTGCTCGGCGACTACGACGCGCACCAGAGGATGCGGCAGGGTCAAACGAGACAACGACCAGAGTTGCTCAGCGTGCTGGCGACAGGCCGCATCCAGCCCATCCGGGCCGCCGACGAGCAGACTCAGATCGCGGCCCTCTTGTAGCCAGCCCGCCAGCCGCTCCGCCAGCTCCACGGTGCTCCATTCCCGGCCTCGTTCATCCAGGGCAATGATCCGGGAACCGGAGGGAACCGCCGCCAGCAATCGCTCGCCCTCGGCGCGCACCAGACGGGCTATATCGGCATGCCCACCGCGTTTACCGGCGGAAATCTCCACCAGATTCAATGAGCATTCCCGGGGCAGGCGTCCGGCATATTCCGCATAACCGGCTTTGACCCAGTCGGGCATGCGAACGCCTACAGCAAGCAGGTGGATTTTCATGTCTAAACATCATCAAACCTTCAGCGCCCTGGCTACATCCACCGACCACAGTTTCTCCAGATTATAAAAATCTCGGGTCTGCGGCAGCATGACATGCACCACAATGTCCGCGAGGTCGACCAGCACCCATTCAGCTTCGCGTTCTCCTTCGACGCCGAGCGGACGAATGCCGACCGCCCTACATTTCTCAATGACTTTGTCGGCCAGCGCTTTAACCTGACGGGTCGATGAGCCGCTGGCAATGATCATCAGATCGGTGAAACTGGCTACATTGCGCACGTCCAGCACCCGGATATCCTGGGCTTTCACTTCTTCCAGGGCGTCAACAACGATCCTTTTTAAAACCTCAAGTTGCATGAATTTTCGCATATCCTCATGAATTAAAAGAATTTTCAACAAATGGCGACCGGTACAATTCCTGGTCGTGGATGCAGGCCAGCACCGCTTCTGGCAACAGATAGCGGGGTGACTGGCCGCGCGCCAGCAAGGCGCGGATTTGGGTAGCGGAAATATCCAGTTGAGTCACAGGTTGAAACAGGATGCGCCCTGCCGGTTGCGTGCGCAGGAACGATGCATCCGGCGTGATGCGAGGTGCTGCCCATTCTTCCAGTATCAGCGGCAATGCTTGCGAAGCGCCGGGCCGCTGCATCACAACAATATGCGCCACTTTAGCCAGATCTCGCCAGCGACTCCAGGTATGCAGCTCCTGAAAGGCGTCAGCGCCAATGATGAGACAAAGAGGCGTCTCCTGACCGAACTCATCGCGCAGCGACGCCAGCGTATCCACCATGTAGGAGGTTCCCTCGCGGCGCAATTCCCGGTCATCGGCGGTAAAGCCAGGTTGTCCAGCGATAGCCGCCCGCACCAGCGCCAATCGCTGTTCGGCGGTCACTTGCGGCGTTCCGCGATGCGCGGGAATCCGGCAGGGAATGAAACGCACCTCGGCCAGTTCCAGCGTTTCCAGCAACTCCAGCGCTGGCCGCAAATGGCCGTAATGAATGGGATCGAAAGTACCGCCCAGAATGCCGATCGGGCGGGGGGTATTTAACATGGGAATAACAGGAATCCTGGAGGTCCTGGGTTAACGGCGAATATGCCCATCGCCCAGCACGATGAACTTCTGAGTGGTTAAGCCTTCCACGCCAACCGGACCGCGCGCGTGCAGTTTATCGGTGCTGATGCCGACTTCCGCGCCCAATCCGTATTCGCCGCCGTCGGCAAAGCGCGTCGAAGCGTTGACCATCACTGAACTGGAATCCACTTCGCGCAGGAAACGCCGCGCCCGGCTGTAGTCCTCGGTCACAATGGCGTCGGTGTGCGCGGAACCGTAGCGGGCGATGTGATCCATCGCCTCATCCATGCCTTTGACCACGCGAATCGCCAGGATCGGCGCCAGATATTCCTCATACCAGTCCTCTTCAGTCGCCGCGGCGATGCCCGGCAGCAGGTCGTGGGTTCGTGCGCAGCCGCGTAATTCTACGCCCTTTTCTTGATACATCCGACCCAGCGGCGGCAACACTCGATCAGCGATGTCTTCCGCAACCAGTAATGTTTCCAGGGTATTGCAGGTGCCATAACGCTGAGTTTTCGCGTTGTAGGCTACAGCGATCGCTTTTTCCAGATCAGCGCGGTCGTCGATATAAACATGGCACACGCCGTCCAGATGTTTGATAACCGGCACGCGCGCTTCGCGGCTGATGCGCTCAATCAGACCCTTGCCGCCGCGCGGCACGATCACGTCCACATATTCGGCCATGCGGATCAGCGCTCCCACCGCCGCGCGATCAGCGGTATCGATGACCTGTACGGCATCCGCCGGTAGACCGGCGACCGCCAGCCCCTGCTGGATGCAGGCGGCAATGGCCCGGTTGGAATGCAGCGCCTCGGAGCCGCCGCGCAGGATGGCGGCGTTGCCCGATTTCAGGCACAACGCCGCAGCGTCGGCGGTTACGTTGGGCCGGGATTCGTAGATGACGCCAATGACGCCCAGCGGGACGCGCATCCGCCCCACTTGGATGCCGGAAGGACGGTATTTGAGATCGGTGATTTCTCCAACCGGATCGGTTTGGGCGGCGATCTCTCGCAACCCCTGAGCCATGGCCTTGACGCCCTTGGGCGTGATTTCCAGGCGATCCAGCAGCGCTGGTTCCAGGCCGGCGGCGCGACCTGCTTCCATATCCAGCCGATTCTCCGTTAACAACGTGGTTTCAGCCGCTTCCAGGGCTTCGGCAATCGCCAGCAGGGCGGCGTCCTTGGCCTGGGTTTCCGCGCACCCCACGATGCGCGAAGCCGCGCGGGCGCGTTGGCCAATCGCTGTCATCTGGGCCTCTATGACGCTCGTCATATCCTGATTCATGTCATTCATCAAGCAAAACCTCATGGCCGCCGCTTCGCGCGTTGGCGTGTATTTCATGCCCATTTAGAGGGACTTTTCACCGGGCAATAATTCCCGACCGGTCAGCCGCAAACCTGCTGTCAGCAATTCATCCCAGGGCGCGCCAATTTCTGCGCCCTTAATGCAGCGATCAATGTGTGAACACTCACGCAACAGGCGTCGACAATCGGTCAACGTCAAGCGTTGCAGAGCCTGGCGAACCAGTGGCTTGCGCTTTTCCCAGATTTTGTTAGCGTTCAGCGCCGCTTCCAGGGATTGCCCCCCAGCGCGGGCAAAAGCCAGACTGTGCAAAGTACGAACTTCTCGATGCAAAGCCCAGTTGACCAGCACCGGTTCGATGCCTTCGCCGCGCAAGCCGTCCAGAATGCGCACTACTCGTTCTGCATCGCCCAGCAGTGCGGCGTCCACAAAATCATAGATGCTGAAACGGGCGCTGTCTCCCACGGCGGCCAGAATGGTTTCGACGGTTAATGACCGGTCGTTTACTGTCAGGGCCAGCTTCTCAATCTCCTGGGCCGCCGCCAGTAAATTGCCCTCCACTCGCTCGCTAAGCAGCGTCACGGCTTCAGGCGCGGGGTGAAGACCCTTATCGCGTAACCGACGTTCAATCCAGGCCGGTAGTTGGCGCGCATCGACTGGCAGGGCGGGTATGGCGACTCCCGCTTCGTCCAATGCGGTAAACCAGCGACTTTTCTGCGCTTGCCAGTCGACTTTGCCGACGGTGATCAGTAGCACCGCATCTTCGGCGGGTCGCGCCGCGTAGGTGATGAGCGCCTTGCTGCCTGCATCGCCCGGCTTGGCGTCGCCGATCCGCAATTCCAGCAATCGGCGGCTGGCGAACAGGGAAGGACTGGAAGCCAGTTGCTGCAGGGCGTTCCAGTTGAAACCGGTTTCCACAGTCAGACCTTCCCGTTCACTATAGCCGCGCTCGCGGGCAGCGGCGCGGATCGCGTCGGCGGCTTCCTGGGCCAGCAGAGTTTCCTCGCCGAACACCAGGTAGATGCGCGCCAGCGTTTTACACAAATGCGCGGCGAGTTTGTCGGGAGGCAGGCGCAAGGGGAATCTCAGGAACCGGCAGCGGCTTGCAGGCGGCGGACGATTTGCCAGGACAGGTCCTCAGCCATGCTGTCGACTAAAGACTCCTGCGCGGCTTCAAAGCCCAGCACCCGGTTTTCATCAAACAGGACCGTACGGTTCGCATTGAATGCTTCAGGGGAAATCAGCGTTTGCCCATTGGCCAGCGTTACCTGGTAAGTCACATCGTAGGCGATCACATACTGACGCTCGATATCGAAGCGGTCGGCGGCCACAACGCGACGACCGCTACCCTCGCGCAGGATGGTCAGCGTGGCGGTCGCCTGGGCCGGATCGCGGGTAATGGTTACGCCATTGTTCGCCAGCAACAACGGAAGTTTGCGGCTCACGGAACCGGGTGGGGAAAGACCTGACTGGCTTTGCACGTAAGTCACCCGCATTTCCGGCGGCAATTGCGCCTGGCCGCGCAATTGAAAGCCGCAACCCGCCAAGGCCAGCAATATCAGGCCAACGCCACTTCCCATCATCCAACGCATGACCGTCCTCTCCCCCAACCCCTCTCTCACCAGCGGGCGAGGGGCGTCTATTTTTCAACACACCACATTGACCAGTTTGCCGGGCACGATGATGATCTTGCGAATCGGTTTGCCATCGACAAAACGCTGGACATTGGATTCGAACTGAGCAGCCTGCTCAATCGCCTCACGCCCGGCGTCCACCGGAACTTCGATTTGCCCGCGCAGTTTACCGTTAACCTGCACCACCAGCGTCACCAGCGAGCGGGCCAGCGCAGCTTCGTCAGGCGTTGGCCATTCAGCGTTCAGCACATCATCGCCATACCCCAGTTCCCGCCACAGGATATGGGCAATATGCGGGGTGATGGGCGACAATAAACGCAACAGAATGCTCAAGCCCTCGCGACGCACCGCGGCCAGCGCGGCATCCTCAGCCACTTCGCTCCGACTCAGCGCGTTCAGAATCTTCATGCCGCCCGAGACCACGGTGTTGAACTGGTGGCGGCTGAAATCGTACACGGCTTGTTGCAGCGCCTCATGCACTTCGCGGCGCACCAGGCGCAAGGGTTCGGACAGGGTTGCCGTATCCGGTTCGCCAGCGGCGCGGATCGACTCCTGATGTTCCGTAGCGTATAGCCAAAGCCGGCGCAAAAAGCGGTAAGCGCCTGCCACGCCGGAATCCGACCATTCCAGCGCCTGGTCCGGCGGCGCGGCGAACATCATGAACAGGCGGGCGGTGTCAGCGCCGTATTTTTCAATCAACGACTGTGGATCGACGCCATTGTTCTTGGATTTGGCCATCTTTTCGATGCCGCCAATCGCCACCGGTTGCCCATCGTTGCTCAGAGTCGCAGTGACCGGTCGTCCCTTCTCATCGGTTTGCACCTTGACGTCGGCGGGATTGATCCATTGTTTGCGGCCCTCGGCGTTCTCGCGGTAAAACGTGGGTGCAACCACCATGCCCTGGGTTAGCAGATGGGTAAACGGTTCGCTGACCTGGGTCAGACCCAGATCGCGCATGACCTTAGTCCAGAATCGCGAATACAGCAGGTGCAGAATGGCGTGCTCGATGCCGCCCACGTATTGATCGACCGGCATCCAGTAATCGGCCCGCTGATCGACCATGACGTTGGCGTCGGGGGCGCAGTAGCGAAAGAAGTACCAGGACGAGTCGACGAAGGTGTCCATGGTGTCGGTTTCGCGTCGGGCCGGTTGACTGCATTTTGGGCAAGCACAGTGCAGAAATTCCGCATATTTGTTCAACGGATTGCCGGAGCCGTCCGGGATCAGATGGTCTGGCAACACGACCGGCAGTTGTTCATCGGGCACGGGAACCGCGCCACAACTCGCACAATGCACGATGGGAATCGGCGTTCCCCAATAACGCTGCCGGGAAACGCCCCAGTCGCGCAACCGCCAAGTCACTTTCTTCTCGCCGAGACCTTTGGCGCTCAGATCGGCGGCGATAGCGTCTACCGCCTGGTCGAAATCCAGTTCGTTGTAGGGGCCGGAGTTGATGCAAGTCCCGTAATCCGCATAAGCCTCCTGCCAGGGCGCCGGGGTTTCGTCGCCGGCGCGGGTGCGAATCACCGGTTTGATGGGCAATCCGAACTGGCGGGCAAAGGCGAAATCACGCTCATCGTGCGCCGGCACCGCCATCACCGCGCCTTCGCCGTAGCCCATGAGAACATAGTTGGCGACCCACAGCGGCAAGTCTTCGCTGGTCAGGGGATGGGTTACGGTCAGGCCAGTCGGCATCCCCTTCTTTTCCTGAGTCGCCAGTTCCGCCTCGGTAACGCCGCCGTGCCGGCACTCCTCAATGAACGCCGCCAGCGCCGGGTTATCCTGGGCTGCGTAGAGCGCCAGTGGATGCTCAGCGGCGACGGCGACGTAAGTCGCGCCCATCAGGGTGTCAGCGCGAGTGGTGAAGACCCAGAGAATGCCGGAATCGCCTTCGCCTCCAGCCCCTCTCCCAGCGGGTGAGGGGAGACGGTAAGGAAACCCAATCCGCACCCCATAGCTTTTGCCGATCCAGTTTTTCTGCATCAGCTTGACCTGCTCCGGCCAGCCGGGCAATTGATCGATCTCCGCCAGCAATTCCTCGGCATACTGAGTGATCGCCAGGTAGTACATGGGGATTTCGCGCTTTTCAACGACTGCGCCGGTGCGCCAGCCGCGCCCGTCGATGACCTGCTCATTGGCCAGCACGGTTTGATCGACCGGGTCCCAGTTGACGACGCCGGTTTTCAGATAGGCGATGCCTTTTTCCAACATGCGCAGGAACAGCCATTGATTCCAGCGGTAGTACTCCGGCGTACAGGTCGCCACTTCGCGTTCCCAGTCGAGCGCAAAGCCCAGCAAGCGCAGTTGCTTCTTCATGTAGGCGATATTGTCGAAGGTCCATTGCGCCGGGGCGACGCTGGACGCCATCGCCGCGTTTTCCGCTGGCAGGCCGAACGCATCCCAGCCCATCGGTTGCAGCACATTCTTACCGAGCATCCGCTGATAGCGCGCAATCACATCGCCGATGGTGTAATTGCGCACATGCCCCATGTGCAACCGCCCGCTAGGGTAGGGGAACATAGACAGACAGTAGAATTTCTCGCGGCCCGGCTCCTCGCGCACGGCAAAGACCCGGTGTTCATCCCAATAATGTTGTGCTTCCGCTTCAATAATTTGTGGCTGGTAAGACTCGGCGA includes these proteins:
- a CDS encoding DNA polymerase III subunit delta'; amino-acid sequence: MSDERLPWHEAQWGQLQQRRAAGRLPHALLLTGPAGLGKSVFARRLAQSLLCASPDAEGNACDRCRACHLFQTGSHPDYLAICPEDDSADNASSKKKSKVIKIDQIRDFCILLGYTPHYGGYKIALLEPADRLHVNAANSLLKTLEEPPGNSLLLLVTAQPARLPATVRSRCQIISFSTPSREVAGTWLASRLSPPLEPMALLDAANGVPLAALAYADGERWHRRQALMEGYEQVIAGQLDPIRAAENWGQDNLVENLCWLISWHTDLIRLKMNPGFTPLHNPDLRPALRNWMARQSPRRLFERLDAAIRLHTLCTVTQVNTQMLLEAFLSGASGNEKSNIL
- a CDS encoding DUF1311 domain-containing protein, which produces MPKSFYLALICASLLPLPAQTASYDCTQASTSAEIAVCSNPGLNRLDEDMAVLYRSLLNELPQRQASRLREDQRSWLTARNSCGADVRCLRARYQERMSRLNEY
- the msrA gene encoding peptide-methionine (S)-S-oxide reductase MsrA, coding for MFMLWLQRKVQMLRPEEALPGRATPMPVPMRHYVNGHPLQSPFPNNMAEAVFGLGCFWGAERKFWTLSGVYSTAVGYAGGFTPNPTYEEVCSGLTGHTEAVRVIFDPAVISYKQLLQTFWEAHDPTQGMRQGNDVGTQYRSAIYTYSEAQHAAAVASRDAYQQWLTAAGHGRITTEIAEAPPFYYAEDYHQQYLAKNPGGYCGLGGTGVRCPQA
- the rlmH gene encoding 23S rRNA (pseudouridine(1915)-N(3))-methyltransferase RlmH, which encodes MKIHLLAVGVRMPDWVKAGYAEYAGRLPRECSLNLVEISAGKRGGHADIARLVRAEGERLLAAVPSGSRIIALDERGREWSTVELAERLAGWLQEGRDLSLLVGGPDGLDAACRQHAEQLWSLSRLTLPHPLVRVVVAEQLYRAWSLLNHHPYHRA
- the rsfS gene encoding ribosome silencing factor; the protein is MQLEVLKRIVVDALEEVKAQDIRVLDVRNVASFTDLMIIASGSSTRQVKALADKVIEKCRAVGIRPLGVEGEREAEWVLVDLADIVVHVMLPQTRDFYNLEKLWSVDVARALKV
- the nadD gene encoding nicotinate-nucleotide adenylyltransferase — its product is MLNTPRPIGILGGTFDPIHYGHLRPALELLETLELAEVRFIPCRIPAHRGTPQVTAEQRLALVRAAIAGQPGFTADDRELRREGTSYMVDTLASLRDEFGQETPLCLIIGADAFQELHTWSRWRDLAKVAHIVVMQRPGASQALPLILEEWAAPRITPDASFLRTQPAGRILFQPVTQLDISATQIRALLARGQSPRYLLPEAVLACIHDQELYRSPFVENSFNS
- a CDS encoding glutamate-5-semialdehyde dehydrogenase — protein: MNQDMTSVIEAQMTAIGQRARAASRIVGCAETQAKDAALLAIAEALEAAETTLLTENRLDMEAGRAAGLEPALLDRLEITPKGVKAMAQGLREIAAQTDPVGEITDLKYRPSGIQVGRMRVPLGVIGVIYESRPNVTADAAALCLKSGNAAILRGGSEALHSNRAIAACIQQGLAVAGLPADAVQVIDTADRAAVGALIRMAEYVDVIVPRGGKGLIERISREARVPVIKHLDGVCHVYIDDRADLEKAIAVAYNAKTQRYGTCNTLETLLVAEDIADRVLPPLGRMYQEKGVELRGCARTHDLLPGIAAATEEDWYEEYLAPILAIRVVKGMDEAMDHIARYGSAHTDAIVTEDYSRARRFLREVDSSSVMVNASTRFADGGEYGLGAEVGISTDKLHARGPVGVEGLTTQKFIVLGDGHIRR
- a CDS encoding DNA polymerase III subunit delta — its product is MRLPPDKLAAHLCKTLARIYLVFGEETLLAQEAADAIRAAARERGYSEREGLTVETGFNWNALQQLASSPSLFASRRLLELRIGDAKPGDAGSKALITYAARPAEDAVLLITVGKVDWQAQKSRWFTALDEAGVAIPALPVDARQLPAWIERRLRDKGLHPAPEAVTLLSERVEGNLLAAAQEIEKLALTVNDRSLTVETILAAVGDSARFSIYDFVDAALLGDAERVVRILDGLRGEGIEPVLVNWALHREVRTLHSLAFARAGGQSLEAALNANKIWEKRKPLVRQALQRLTLTDCRRLLRECSHIDRCIKGAEIGAPWDELLTAGLRLTGRELLPGEKSL
- a CDS encoding leucine--tRNA ligase, with amino-acid sequence MPVTAHTCDCLGNLRQPLRPPGKLWYFNFFRFTASHCQEIAVIAESYQPQIIEAEAQHYWDEHRVFAVREEPGREKFYCLSMFPYPSGRLHMGHVRNYTIGDVIARYQRMLGKNVLQPMGWDAFGLPAENAAMASSVAPAQWTFDNIAYMKKQLRLLGFALDWEREVATCTPEYYRWNQWLFLRMLEKGIAYLKTGVVNWDPVDQTVLANEQVIDGRGWRTGAVVEKREIPMYYLAITQYAEELLAEIDQLPGWPEQVKLMQKNWIGKSYGVRIGFPYRLPSPAGRGAGGEGDSGILWVFTTRADTLMGATYVAVAAEHPLALYAAQDNPALAAFIEECRHGGVTEAELATQEKKGMPTGLTVTHPLTSEDLPLWVANYVLMGYGEGAVMAVPAHDERDFAFARQFGLPIKPVIRTRAGDETPAPWQEAYADYGTCINSGPYNELDFDQAVDAIAADLSAKGLGEKKVTWRLRDWGVSRQRYWGTPIPIVHCASCGAVPVPDEQLPVVLPDHLIPDGSGNPLNKYAEFLHCACPKCSQPARRETDTMDTFVDSSWYFFRYCAPDANVMVDQRADYWMPVDQYVGGIEHAILHLLYSRFWTKVMRDLGLTQVSEPFTHLLTQGMVVAPTFYRENAEGRKQWINPADVKVQTDEKGRPVTATLSNDGQPVAIGGIEKMAKSKNNGVDPQSLIEKYGADTARLFMMFAAPPDQALEWSDSGVAGAYRFLRRLWLYATEHQESIRAAGEPDTATLSEPLRLVRREVHEALQQAVYDFSRHQFNTVVSGGMKILNALSRSEVAEDAALAAVRREGLSILLRLLSPITPHIAHILWRELGYGDDVLNAEWPTPDEAALARSLVTLVVQVNGKLRGQIEVPVDAGREAIEQAAQFESNVQRFVDGKPIRKIIIVPGKLVNVVC